From a single Paraburkholderia sp. D15 genomic region:
- the mnmC gene encoding bifunctional tRNA (5-methylaminomethyl-2-thiouridine)(34)-methyltransferase MnmD/FAD-dependent 5-carboxymethylaminomethyl-2-thiouridine(34) oxidoreductase MnmC yields the protein MTDPLIPAVLAYRDNGTPFSPLYDDIYHSAVGGLEQAEYVFLRGNALPQRWQNRRIFTVLETGFGMGINFLVTWAAWRADPARCERLHFVSTELHPFVKEDLRSVYAKTISDPTIAALADTLADAWPMLVPGTHRLEFDDGRVVLTLVFGDALDTLPTLRLRADAFYLDGFSPARNPQLWSPLVFKSLARLAGEGATVATYSSAGDIKRALTQCGFEYRKVDGFGWKRAMLVGHFAPRWRVRRHEPPAPLAVDERHAVVIGAGLAGCASIERLTARGWRVTSLERHATLAQEASGNPAGVFHPMISRDDSVASRVTRAGFLYALNRWAALERSGYRPSRGAPGLLQIASDEEEARSIGDAIAAFGYPSDYVTPVSAQRAQELAGTALARGGWFFPHGGWIDPASLCAAQCAAAGGLLERRFGVDVGRLERMGEQWSVFDTSGQLVARAPVVIVANAHDAARIAGLRHAPTRSIRGQLSLLPVGQAPRLALPVIGDGYAVPLANGVTLTGATYELDDPDTSLRTAGHLENLERIAQMLPAFASIASQTQSMAATLDGRVAFRCVTSDRMPMIGQLADETLSVRDAQRLRGAWPLDLPRVDGLYGAFAYGSRGLVWAALGAELIASQIEGEPWPLERDLAEDIDPARFLLRALRQGTAATAS from the coding sequence ATGACCGATCCGCTGATCCCCGCCGTCCTCGCTTATCGCGACAACGGCACACCTTTTTCGCCGCTTTACGACGACATCTATCACAGCGCCGTCGGCGGTCTCGAACAGGCCGAATACGTTTTTCTGCGCGGTAACGCGCTCCCGCAGCGCTGGCAAAACCGCCGCATCTTCACCGTGCTCGAAACCGGTTTCGGCATGGGCATCAACTTTCTGGTGACCTGGGCTGCGTGGCGCGCCGATCCGGCGCGTTGCGAGCGGTTGCATTTCGTGTCGACGGAACTGCATCCGTTCGTGAAGGAAGATCTGCGCAGCGTCTACGCGAAGACGATTTCCGATCCGACCATTGCCGCGCTCGCCGATACGCTCGCCGACGCGTGGCCGATGCTCGTGCCCGGCACGCACCGGCTCGAATTCGACGATGGCCGCGTCGTGCTCACCCTGGTATTCGGCGACGCGCTCGATACGCTGCCGACCTTGCGGCTACGCGCCGACGCGTTCTATCTGGACGGTTTCTCGCCGGCCAGAAATCCGCAACTGTGGAGCCCGCTCGTCTTCAAATCGCTGGCTCGCCTGGCGGGCGAAGGCGCGACGGTCGCCACCTACAGCAGCGCGGGCGACATCAAACGGGCGCTGACGCAATGCGGCTTCGAGTACCGCAAGGTGGACGGCTTCGGCTGGAAACGCGCGATGCTCGTCGGCCACTTCGCGCCACGCTGGCGCGTGCGGCGTCACGAGCCGCCCGCGCCGCTCGCGGTGGACGAACGTCACGCCGTCGTGATCGGCGCGGGGCTTGCAGGTTGCGCGTCGATCGAGCGGCTGACCGCGCGCGGCTGGCGCGTGACGTCGCTGGAACGTCACGCGACGCTCGCGCAGGAGGCGTCGGGCAATCCGGCCGGCGTGTTTCATCCCATGATTTCTCGCGACGACAGCGTCGCGTCGCGCGTGACGCGCGCGGGCTTTTTATACGCGCTCAATCGCTGGGCCGCGCTCGAACGCTCGGGGTATCGGCCGTCGCGCGGCGCGCCGGGGCTTCTGCAAATCGCGTCCGACGAAGAGGAAGCCCGCTCGATCGGCGACGCGATCGCCGCATTCGGTTATCCGTCCGACTACGTGACGCCGGTGTCGGCGCAACGCGCGCAGGAGCTCGCCGGCACGGCGCTCGCGCGCGGCGGCTGGTTTTTCCCGCACGGCGGATGGATCGACCCGGCGTCGCTATGCGCGGCTCAGTGCGCGGCGGCGGGCGGCTTGCTCGAACGTCGCTTTGGCGTGGATGTCGGGCGTCTTGAAAGAATGGGCGAGCAGTGGTCGGTATTCGATACGTCGGGTCAATTGGTTGCACGCGCGCCGGTGGTGATCGTCGCCAATGCGCACGATGCGGCGCGGATCGCCGGTTTGCGGCACGCGCCCACGCGCAGCATTCGCGGCCAACTCAGCTTGTTGCCTGTAGGACAGGCGCCGCGCCTGGCACTGCCGGTTATCGGCGACGGCTACGCCGTGCCGCTCGCGAACGGTGTCACGCTGACGGGCGCCACGTACGAACTCGACGATCCCGACACCTCGCTGCGCACGGCCGGTCACCTGGAAAACCTCGAACGCATTGCGCAGATGCTGCCGGCCTTTGCGAGCATCGCATCGCAAACACAGTCGATGGCCGCGACGCTCGACGGACGCGTCGCGTTCCGCTGCGTCACCAGCGACCGCATGCCGATGATCGGCCAACTCGCGGACGAAACCCTGTCGGTCCGCGATGCCCAGCGTCTGCGTGGCGCATGGCCGCTCGACCTGCCACGCGTGGACGGCCTGTATGGCGCGTTCGCTTATGGCTCTCGCGGTCTGGTATGGGCGGCACTCGGCGCGGAACTGATCGCATCGCAGATCGAGGGCGAACCATGGCCGCTCGAGCGGGATCTGGCCGAGGATATCGATCCGGCGCGCTTTCTATTGAGAGCGTTACGTCAGGGCACGGCGGCGACGGCGAGTTAA
- a CDS encoding HU family DNA-binding protein, protein MNKQELIDAVAGQTGASKAQTGETLDTLLEVIKKSVSKGDAVQLIGFGSFGSGKRAARTGRNPKTGETIKIPAAKTVKFTAGKAFKDAVNKR, encoded by the coding sequence ATGAACAAACAGGAACTGATCGACGCCGTCGCTGGACAGACGGGCGCCAGCAAGGCTCAAACCGGTGAAACGCTGGACACGTTGCTTGAAGTGATCAAGAAGTCTGTGTCGAAGGGTGACGCGGTCCAGCTGATCGGCTTCGGCAGCTTCGGTTCGGGCAAGCGCGCAGCACGTACGGGTCGTAACCCCAAGACCGGCGAAACTATCAAGATCCCGGCCGCCAAGACCGTCAAGTTCACGGCTGGTAAGGCGTTCAAGGACGCCGTCAACAAGCGCTAA
- a CDS encoding GTP-binding protein: MNQPLLPVTVLSGFLGAGKTTLLNHILANRAGLRVAVIVNDLAAVNIDATLVRDAAALSHVEEQLVELSNGCICCTLRDDLLVEIKRLAGERRFDAILIESTGVAEPMPIAETFTFVDDDGASLSDVARLDTMVTVVDAFNFLRDYGSADALAARGIAATEEDDRTLVELLIEQIEFCDVLVVNKADLVSADDLTRLQRILARINPRAKQVVSRFGAVPIAEVLNTGRFDFDEASSAPGWLASLNHEHDHEHEHGHAHHGEADEFGIGNFIYRARRPFHPERLWALLHQEWQGVLRSKGFFWLATRNDIAGSLSQAGGACRHGPAGMWWAAQDRSEWPDGDDELAAEIAADWYGDADDLSIGDRRQELVMIGVGIDPAVWSAKFDACLLTDEEYALGPQGWQQFADPFPAWDFDEDEHDHEHHGHSHGHDHDHDHDHDGDCDHCGHDSHDGHGHGQIVHRHD; this comes from the coding sequence ATGAACCAGCCGCTATTGCCCGTCACCGTGCTCTCCGGTTTTCTGGGTGCCGGCAAGACCACGCTCCTGAATCACATCCTCGCGAATCGCGCCGGCTTGCGCGTCGCGGTGATCGTCAATGATCTGGCCGCCGTCAATATCGACGCCACCCTCGTGCGCGACGCCGCCGCGCTCTCGCATGTCGAGGAACAACTGGTCGAATTGTCGAACGGCTGCATCTGCTGCACGCTGCGCGACGACCTGCTGGTCGAGATCAAGCGCCTGGCGGGCGAACGACGCTTCGACGCGATCCTGATCGAATCGACCGGCGTCGCCGAGCCGATGCCGATCGCCGAAACCTTCACCTTCGTCGATGACGACGGCGCGTCGCTATCCGACGTCGCGCGACTCGACACGATGGTGACCGTGGTCGACGCGTTCAACTTCCTGCGAGACTACGGTTCCGCCGACGCGCTCGCCGCGCGCGGAATCGCCGCGACCGAGGAAGACGATCGCACGCTGGTCGAATTGCTGATCGAGCAGATCGAGTTCTGCGACGTGCTGGTGGTCAACAAAGCCGACCTCGTCAGCGCCGACGACCTCACGCGTCTGCAACGCATCCTCGCGCGCATCAACCCGCGCGCGAAGCAGGTGGTCAGCCGCTTCGGCGCGGTGCCGATCGCCGAGGTGCTGAACACGGGCCGTTTCGATTTCGACGAAGCGTCGAGCGCGCCGGGCTGGCTCGCGTCGCTGAATCATGAACACGACCATGAGCATGAGCACGGTCACGCGCATCACGGTGAGGCGGACGAGTTCGGTATCGGCAATTTCATTTACCGGGCGCGCAGGCCGTTTCATCCGGAACGCCTGTGGGCGCTGCTGCATCAGGAATGGCAGGGCGTGTTGCGCAGCAAGGGCTTCTTCTGGCTGGCGACGCGCAATGACATCGCCGGTTCGCTGTCTCAGGCGGGCGGCGCTTGCCGGCATGGTCCGGCGGGCATGTGGTGGGCCGCCCAGGACCGCAGCGAATGGCCGGACGGCGACGACGAACTGGCCGCCGAAATCGCCGCCGACTGGTACGGCGATGCGGACGATCTGAGCATCGGCGATCGTCGTCAGGAGCTGGTGATGATCGGCGTCGGTATCGATCCGGCGGTGTGGAGCGCGAAGTTCGACGCCTGCCTGTTGACCGACGAGGAATACGCGTTGGGACCGCAAGGCTGGCAACAGTTCGCCGACCCGTTCCCGGCGTGGGACTTCGATGAAGACGAGCATGACCACGAACATCACGGTCATAGCCATGGACACGATCACGACCACGATCACGATCACGACGGCGACTGCGATCATTGCGGTCACGACAGCCATGACGGCCATGGCCATGGCCAGATCGTGCACCGTCACGACTGA
- a CDS encoding lytic transglycosylase domain-containing protein: protein MNRTFVTVVAGLAVLIAAGQARADCFDEAAKYQKVNPLILRAIAWQESHNRPDAQHKNANGSTDYGVMQINSIHLPVLAQYGISQGTLMEPCKNVYIAAWHLRRQMNKYGNTWQAVGAYHSETPALRDKYAMQIAAILRKWNLMPAAR, encoded by the coding sequence ATGAATCGAACCTTCGTCACCGTCGTCGCGGGACTCGCCGTGCTGATTGCAGCAGGGCAGGCGCGCGCGGACTGTTTCGACGAAGCCGCGAAGTATCAGAAGGTCAACCCGTTGATTTTGCGCGCAATCGCGTGGCAAGAGTCACATAATCGCCCGGATGCCCAGCATAAGAACGCCAATGGTTCGACCGATTACGGCGTGATGCAGATCAATTCGATTCATCTGCCGGTATTGGCGCAGTACGGGATCTCGCAAGGCACGCTGATGGAGCCGTGCAAGAACGTCTATATAGCGGCGTGGCATCTGCGGCGGCAGATGAACAAATACGGCAACACGTGGCAGGCGGTTGGCGCGTACCACTCCGAAACGCCGGCGCTGCGCGACAAATATGCGATGCAGATTGCCGCGATCCTGCGCAAATGGAATCTGATGCCGGCGGCACGCTGA
- the gspD gene encoding type II secretion system secretin GspD, translating into MALRRVATALLVAGLITAQTAQAQVTLNFVNADIDQVAKAIGAATGKTIIVDPRVKGQLNLVSENAVPEDQALKTLQSALRMQGFALVQDHGVLKVVPEADAKLQGVPTYVGNAPVARGDQVVTQVFVLKNESANNLLPVLRPLISPNNTVAAYPSNNTIVVTDYADNVRRIAQIIAGVDTAAGQSVSVVQLKNANAIDIAQQMSKMLDPGSIGSTDATLKVQVTADPRTNSLLIRASNGARLAAAKTLAKELDAPTTMPGNIHVVPLRNADATKLAKTLRGMLGKGDTGSSASSNDANSFNQNGNSGGGGFGSNSTGNSGTPPLPSGGLGGGGSLGSSSLGSGSGGSGGYGAGGNGNSSGLLGGDKDKDDNQPGGMIQADSASNSLIITASEPVYRNLRAVIDQLDARRAQVYIEALIVELNSTTNANLGIQWQVANSSIYAGTNLTTGGAGNSIVNLTGAAALAAATGGAGAAGLASALGNSSTGLQQGLNVGWIRNIFGVQGLGALLQALSQTADANVLSTPNLITLDNEEAKIVVGTNVPIQTGSYSNLTSSTASSAFNTYDRVDVGLTLHIKPQITEGGILKLQLYTEDSAIVNGTTNVTTNPSGPEFTKRSIQSTVLADNGEIIVLGGLMQDNYQVSNSKVPLLGDIPWLGQLFRSEQKTRQKTNLMVFLRPVIIGDRATAQAVTENRYDYIQGVQGAYKQDNRIIKDNDDPVVPPMPLGPSQGVAPAANLFDLDQMRRQQMTRPPVVLPAPFNGGAVQTNPVPANNGAVQTNPVPMNSGAVQSNPVPSNNGPLLSSPTPSTAAPGVKP; encoded by the coding sequence ATGGCTTTGCGTCGCGTCGCAACGGCGCTGCTGGTGGCTGGCTTGATCACCGCGCAGACAGCACAGGCACAGGTGACACTGAACTTCGTGAACGCTGACATCGACCAGGTGGCCAAGGCGATCGGCGCGGCAACCGGCAAAACGATCATCGTCGACCCGCGTGTCAAAGGGCAGTTGAACCTCGTGTCCGAAAACGCAGTGCCTGAGGATCAGGCGCTGAAGACCCTGCAATCCGCTTTGCGCATGCAGGGTTTCGCGCTGGTTCAGGACCACGGCGTATTGAAGGTCGTGCCCGAGGCCGACGCCAAGCTGCAAGGCGTGCCGACCTACGTCGGCAATGCGCCGGTCGCACGGGGCGACCAGGTGGTCACGCAGGTGTTCGTGCTCAAGAACGAGTCGGCCAACAATCTGTTGCCGGTGCTGCGTCCGCTGATCTCGCCGAACAACACCGTGGCGGCCTACCCGTCCAACAATACGATCGTCGTCACCGACTACGCCGACAACGTGCGGCGCATCGCGCAGATCATCGCGGGCGTGGATACGGCGGCGGGCCAGTCGGTGTCGGTCGTGCAGTTGAAGAATGCGAATGCGATCGACATCGCGCAGCAGATGAGCAAGATGCTCGACCCGGGCTCGATCGGCAGCACCGACGCGACGCTGAAGGTCCAGGTCACGGCCGATCCGCGCACCAACTCGCTCTTGATCCGCGCATCGAATGGCGCACGTCTGGCCGCCGCGAAGACGCTCGCGAAAGAGCTCGACGCGCCGACCACGATGCCCGGCAACATCCACGTCGTGCCGCTGCGCAATGCGGACGCGACCAAACTCGCGAAGACGCTGCGCGGCATGCTCGGCAAGGGCGATACCGGCTCGTCGGCGAGTTCGAACGACGCCAACTCGTTCAATCAGAACGGCAATAGCGGCGGTGGCGGCTTCGGCAGCAATTCGACCGGCAACTCCGGCACACCGCCGCTGCCGTCGGGCGGATTGGGCGGCGGCGGCTCGCTGGGCTCGTCCTCACTGGGTAGCGGCTCGGGTGGTTCGGGCGGTTACGGTGCCGGCGGCAACGGCAATTCCAGCGGCCTGCTCGGCGGCGACAAGGACAAGGACGACAACCAGCCGGGCGGCATGATCCAGGCTGATTCGGCCTCGAACTCGCTGATCATCACTGCGTCCGAACCGGTGTACCGCAATCTGCGCGCCGTGATCGACCAGCTCGACGCGCGCCGCGCCCAGGTTTATATCGAGGCGCTGATCGTCGAACTGAACTCGACCACCAACGCCAACCTCGGCATTCAGTGGCAGGTCGCGAACAGCTCGATCTATGCCGGCACGAACCTGACGACCGGCGGCGCCGGCAACAGCATCGTCAACCTGACGGGCGCGGCCGCGCTGGCCGCGGCAACCGGCGGGGCCGGCGCCGCCGGCCTGGCGAGCGCGCTCGGCAACAGTTCGACGGGTCTGCAGCAAGGTCTCAACGTCGGCTGGATCCGCAATATCTTCGGCGTGCAGGGTCTGGGCGCGCTGCTGCAGGCGCTGTCGCAAACGGCCGACGCCAACGTGCTGTCCACGCCTAACCTGATTACGCTCGACAACGAGGAAGCGAAGATCGTCGTCGGTACGAACGTGCCGATCCAGACGGGCTCGTATTCGAACCTGACGAGCTCGACCGCGAGTTCGGCGTTCAACACCTACGATCGCGTCGACGTCGGCCTGACGCTGCACATCAAACCGCAGATCACCGAAGGCGGCATTCTCAAGCTGCAGCTCTACACCGAAGATTCGGCGATCGTGAACGGCACGACCAACGTCACGACCAATCCGTCGGGTCCGGAATTCACCAAGCGTTCGATCCAGTCGACGGTGCTGGCCGACAACGGCGAAATCATCGTGCTTGGCGGCTTGATGCAGGACAACTACCAGGTCAGCAACAGCAAGGTGCCGCTGCTTGGCGACATCCCGTGGCTCGGGCAGTTGTTCCGTTCGGAACAGAAGACACGCCAGAAGACCAACCTGATGGTGTTCCTGCGCCCGGTGATCATCGGTGATCGCGCGACTGCGCAAGCCGTGACGGAGAACCGTTACGACTACATTCAGGGCGTCCAGGGCGCGTACAAGCAGGACAACCGGATCATCAAGGACAACGACGACCCGGTCGTGCCGCCGATGCCGCTTGGTCCGAGCCAGGGCGTTGCGCCGGCCGCGAATCTGTTCGATCTCGACCAGATGCGCCGTCAGCAGATGACGCGTCCGCCGGTCGTCCTACCTGCGCCCTTCAATGGTGGCGCGGTGCAGACGAATCCGGTGCCGGCTAACAATGGCGCGGTGCAGACCAACCCGGTGCCGATGAACAGCGGCGCGGTGCAAAGCAATCCGGTGCCGTCGAATAACGGCCCGCTGCTCAGCAGCCCGACGCCGTCCACCGCGGCGCCCGGAGTGAAGCCGTGA
- the gspE gene encoding type II secretion system ATPase GspE, which produces MSTPSTPPSASASPAAARAAASSQALAGAEHVERGAPSPLAARLVPYGFARSGQILVAHQHPDSLEVWISERTSEAALAEVTRNFGVVSVVRLSADELAQAINQAYARQDGSAAQVVGEVEGEVDLSRLMQDIPEVEDLLESEDDAPIIRMINALLTQAAREQASDIHIEPFENASVVRFRVDGTLRDVVRPKKALHGALISRIKIMAQLDIAEKRLPQDGRITLRVGGRPVDVRVSTLPTGHGERAVLRLLEKDASRLNLEALGMASDTLVKFDKLIGKPHGIVLVTGPTGSGKTTTLYAAMSRLETATTNIMTVEDPIEYDLSGIGQTQVNERIGMTFARALRSILRQDPDVIMIGEIRDLETAQIAVQASLTGHLVLATLHTNDAASAVTRLTDMGVEPYLLASSLLGVLAQRLVRRLCPVCREERTEEDGRVRWHPVGCDKCGQSGYAGRRGVYELLLIDDEIRSLVHRNAADAEILATGRAQGMRTLREDADRWLESGLTSLEEVIRVTGGA; this is translated from the coding sequence GTGAGCACGCCGTCCACGCCGCCGTCAGCTTCCGCGTCGCCGGCTGCGGCGCGTGCCGCAGCGTCGAGCCAGGCGCTGGCTGGCGCCGAACATGTCGAACGTGGCGCGCCCTCGCCGCTCGCCGCGCGTCTCGTGCCGTACGGCTTCGCGCGCAGCGGCCAGATTCTGGTCGCGCATCAGCATCCCGATAGCCTCGAAGTCTGGATCAGCGAACGCACCAGCGAAGCCGCGCTCGCCGAAGTGACGCGCAACTTCGGCGTGGTGTCGGTTGTGCGTCTGTCCGCCGACGAACTCGCGCAGGCGATCAACCAGGCGTACGCGCGCCAGGACGGCAGCGCCGCGCAGGTGGTCGGTGAGGTGGAAGGCGAAGTCGATCTGTCGCGCTTGATGCAGGACATTCCCGAAGTGGAAGACCTGCTGGAATCGGAAGACGACGCGCCGATCATTCGCATGATCAATGCGCTGCTCACGCAAGCAGCGCGCGAACAGGCGTCGGATATTCACATCGAGCCGTTCGAGAATGCGTCCGTGGTGCGTTTTCGCGTCGACGGTACGTTGCGCGACGTCGTGCGGCCGAAGAAAGCGCTGCACGGCGCGCTGATCTCGCGGATCAAGATCATGGCGCAGCTCGACATCGCCGAAAAGCGTCTGCCGCAGGACGGGCGGATCACGCTGCGCGTCGGCGGCCGTCCGGTGGATGTGCGGGTGTCGACGCTGCCGACCGGGCACGGCGAGCGCGCGGTGCTGCGTCTGCTGGAAAAAGACGCGTCGCGCCTGAATCTCGAAGCGCTCGGCATGGCTTCCGACACGCTGGTCAAGTTCGACAAGTTGATCGGCAAGCCGCACGGCATCGTGTTGGTGACGGGCCCGACCGGTTCGGGCAAGACCACCACGCTGTACGCGGCGATGTCGCGGCTCGAAACGGCGACCACCAACATCATGACGGTGGAAGACCCGATCGAATACGACCTGTCCGGCATTGGCCAGACCCAGGTCAACGAGCGGATCGGCATGACCTTCGCGCGCGCGTTGCGCTCCATTCTTCGGCAGGACCCGGACGTCATCATGATCGGTGAAATCCGCGACCTCGAAACCGCGCAGATCGCGGTGCAGGCATCGCTGACGGGCCACCTGGTGCTCGCGACGCTGCACACGAACGACGCGGCGTCCGCCGTCACGCGTTTGACCGACATGGGCGTCGAGCCGTATCTGCTGGCCTCGTCGCTGCTCGGCGTGCTCGCGCAGCGGCTGGTGCGGCGCCTATGCCCGGTGTGCCGCGAAGAGCGTACCGAGGAAGACGGCCGCGTGCGCTGGCATCCGGTGGGTTGCGACAAATGCGGCCAGTCCGGTTATGCGGGACGGCGCGGCGTGTACGAACTGCTGCTGATCGACGACGAGATCCGCTCGCTGGTTCACCGTAACGCCGCCGATGCGGAAATTCTCGCGACAGGCCGCGCGCAAGGTATGCGCACGCTGCGCGAAGACGCGGACCGTTGGCTCGAATCGGGGCTGACATCGCTTGAAGAAGTGATCCGCGTCACGGGCGGAGCATAA
- the gspF gene encoding type II secretion system inner membrane protein GspF has protein sequence MPAFRFEAIDAAGKAQKGVLDADSARGARTNLRSQGLTPLIVEPAATRTRGERSQRLSLGRRLSQREQAILTRQLASLLIAGLPLDEALAVLTEQSERDYIRELMASIRAEVLGGHSLANALTQHPKDFPEIYRALVAAGEHTGKLGLVLSRLADYIEQRNALKQKIVLAFTYPTIVTIIAFGIVTFLLSYVVPQVVNVFASTKQQLPFLTIMMMALSGFVRSWWWAVLIAVVVIAYLVRSVLKQAGPRLTFDRWLLTAPLLGKLVRGYNTVRFASTLGILTAAGVPILRALQAAAETLSNNAMRENIDDAIVRVREGTSLSRALGNTKTFPPVLVHLIRSGEATGDVTTMLDRAADGEARELERRTMFLTSLLEPLLILAMGGVVLVIVLAVMLPIIELNNLVQ, from the coding sequence ATGCCGGCATTTCGTTTCGAAGCGATCGACGCGGCAGGTAAAGCGCAAAAAGGCGTGCTCGACGCGGACAGCGCACGCGGCGCGCGGACCAATCTGCGCTCGCAGGGTTTGACGCCGCTGATCGTCGAACCGGCGGCGACGCGCACGCGTGGCGAGCGCAGTCAGCGTCTGTCGCTTGGGCGTCGTCTGTCGCAGCGCGAGCAGGCGATTCTCACGCGCCAGCTCGCCAGTCTGCTGATTGCCGGCCTGCCGCTCGACGAAGCGCTCGCCGTGCTGACCGAGCAATCGGAGCGCGACTACATTCGCGAGCTGATGGCGTCGATCCGCGCGGAAGTGCTCGGCGGCCATTCGCTCGCCAATGCGTTGACGCAGCATCCGAAAGACTTTCCCGAGATCTATCGCGCGCTGGTCGCGGCGGGTGAACATACCGGCAAGCTTGGCCTCGTGCTGTCGCGGCTTGCGGACTACATCGAGCAGCGCAACGCGTTGAAGCAGAAGATCGTGCTCGCGTTCACGTACCCGACCATCGTCACGATCATCGCGTTCGGCATCGTCACGTTTCTGTTGAGCTATGTGGTGCCGCAGGTGGTCAACGTGTTCGCCAGCACCAAGCAGCAACTGCCCTTCCTCACCATCATGATGATGGCGCTGTCCGGCTTCGTGCGGAGCTGGTGGTGGGCGGTGCTGATCGCTGTCGTCGTGATCGCGTACCTGGTGCGCTCGGTATTGAAACAGGCCGGCCCGCGACTCACGTTCGACCGCTGGCTACTCACCGCGCCGTTGCTCGGCAAACTCGTGCGCGGCTATAACACCGTGCGCTTCGCCAGCACGCTCGGCATTCTGACCGCGGCGGGCGTGCCGATTCTGCGCGCGCTGCAGGCGGCTGCCGAGACGCTCAGCAACAACGCGATGCGCGAGAACATCGATGATGCGATCGTGCGCGTGCGCGAAGGCACGTCGCTGTCGCGCGCGCTCGGCAATACGAAGACATTTCCGCCGGTGCTGGTGCATCTGATCCGCTCGGGCGAAGCGACCGGCGACGTGACGACCATGCTCGACCGCGCGGCCGATGGCGAAGCGCGCGAACTCGAACGTCGCACGATGTTCCTGACGAGCCTGCTCGAACCGTTGCTGATTCTGGCGATGGGGGGCGTGGTGCTGGTGATCGTGCTGGCGGTGATGCTGCCGATCATCGAGTTGAACAACCTGGTGCAGTGA
- a CDS encoding general secretion pathway protein GspC has translation MNAIQIRLLSLALFAVFCATLTYWVITLSTMSGAPLAAAAARAPVSTDQAATLFGGQLTRNVNQDVHLFGILALREGAAAIVSVGGEPPHAVSLGSALMQGATLGEVRARSIIINRNGAHSEVFLPANPAGPTIYVR, from the coding sequence ATGAACGCCATCCAAATCCGCCTTCTGTCGCTCGCGCTGTTCGCCGTGTTTTGCGCGACGCTGACCTACTGGGTCATCACGCTCAGCACGATGTCCGGCGCGCCGTTGGCCGCCGCCGCCGCGCGTGCGCCGGTGTCTACCGACCAGGCTGCCACGCTGTTCGGCGGCCAGCTCACGCGCAACGTCAACCAGGACGTGCATCTGTTCGGCATCCTCGCTTTGCGGGAAGGCGCTGCGGCCATCGTCAGCGTCGGCGGCGAACCGCCGCATGCGGTATCGCTCGGCAGCGCGCTGATGCAAGGCGCCACGCTCGGCGAAGTCCGCGCCCGCTCGATCATCATCAATCGCAATGGCGCGCATTCCGAAGTATTTCTGCCCGCCAACCCCGCCGGTCCCACGATCTACGTGCGCTGA
- the gspG gene encoding type II secretion system major pseudopilin GspG, with protein MQLSTTRRTEIAGQRSRRQRGFTLIEIMVVIAILGILAALIVPKIMSRPDEARRVAAKQDIGTMMQALKLYRLDNGRYPTQEQGLRALIEKPSTDPVPNNWKDGGYLERLPNDPWGNSYQYLNPGVHGEIDVFSYGADGKPGGEGNDADIGSWQ; from the coding sequence ATGCAACTGTCGACCACTCGCCGCACCGAAATCGCGGGTCAGCGCAGCCGTCGTCAACGTGGTTTCACGCTGATCGAAATCATGGTCGTGATCGCGATTCTCGGCATTCTCGCCGCGCTGATCGTGCCGAAGATCATGAGCCGTCCGGACGAAGCGCGGCGCGTCGCCGCCAAGCAGGACATCGGCACGATGATGCAGGCGTTGAAGCTCTATCGCCTCGACAACGGCCGCTATCCGACCCAGGAGCAGGGCCTGCGTGCGTTGATCGAAAAACCGAGCACGGACCCGGTGCCGAACAACTGGAAGGACGGCGGCTATCTCGAGCGTCTGCCGAACGATCCGTGGGGCAATTCGTACCAGTATCTGAATCCGGGCGTGCACGGCGAGATCGACGTGTTCAGTTACGGCGCCGACGGCAAACCGGGCGGTGAAGGCAACGACGCCGATATCGGTTCGTGGCAGTAA